In Mesorhizobium sp. 113-3-3, a genomic segment contains:
- a CDS encoding NAD(P)/FAD-dependent oxidoreductase, with protein sequence MTEAIKTDVLIVGAGPVGLFAVFELGLFDMKCHLIDILDKPGGQCAELYPEKPIYDIPGWPSISAQGLVDKLLEQIHPFKPDFTYNRMVSSLEKLEDGTFRVTTDENEVFEAKVVVIAAGGGSFQPKRPPIPGIEPYEGKSVFYSVRRMEDFRGHDLVIVGGGDSALDWTLNLQPVAKSVTLVHRRPEFRAAPDSVNKMYAMQEMKQLDFKVGQVTGLTGADGQLSSATIKGGPDGDIEVPCTRMLPFFGLTMKLGPIAEWGLNLHENLIPVDTEKFQTSVPGIFAVGDINWYPGKLKLILSGFHEVALMAQAAKRIISPGERIVFQYTTSSTSLQKKLGVVE encoded by the coding sequence ATGACCGAAGCAATCAAGACGGACGTTCTCATTGTCGGGGCAGGGCCTGTCGGCCTTTTCGCCGTGTTCGAACTCGGCCTGTTCGACATGAAATGCCACCTGATCGATATCCTCGACAAGCCCGGCGGCCAATGCGCGGAACTCTATCCGGAAAAGCCGATCTACGACATCCCCGGCTGGCCTTCGATTTCGGCGCAAGGGCTGGTCGACAAGCTGCTCGAGCAGATTCATCCGTTCAAGCCTGACTTCACCTACAACCGCATGGTCTCCAGCCTCGAAAAGCTGGAGGACGGCACCTTTCGCGTCACCACCGACGAGAACGAGGTGTTCGAGGCCAAGGTGGTGGTGATCGCCGCCGGCGGCGGCTCGTTCCAGCCCAAACGCCCGCCGATCCCCGGGATCGAGCCCTATGAAGGCAAGAGTGTCTTCTATTCGGTGCGCCGGATGGAGGATTTTCGCGGCCACGACCTTGTCATCGTCGGCGGCGGCGACTCGGCGCTCGACTGGACGCTGAACCTGCAGCCGGTGGCGAAAAGCGTGACGCTGGTCCATCGGCGTCCCGAGTTCCGCGCGGCGCCCGACAGCGTCAACAAGATGTACGCCATGCAGGAGATGAAGCAGCTGGATTTCAAGGTCGGCCAGGTGACCGGGCTCACCGGCGCCGATGGCCAGCTGTCATCGGCCACCATCAAGGGCGGTCCGGACGGCGATATCGAAGTGCCGTGCACACGCATGCTGCCCTTTTTCGGCCTGACCATGAAGCTCGGACCGATCGCGGAGTGGGGGCTCAATCTCCACGAAAACCTGATCCCGGTCGACACCGAGAAGTTCCAGACCTCGGTGCCCGGCATTTTCGCGGTCGGCGACATCAACTGGTATCCGGGCAAGCTGAAGCTGATCCTGTCGGGCTTCCACGAGGTGGCGCTGATGGCGCAGGCCGCCAAGCGTATCATCAGCCCCGGCGAACGGATCGTGTTCCAGTACACGACCTCGTCGACAAGCCTGCAGAAGAAGCTCGGCGTGGTGGAGTAA
- a CDS encoding Hpt domain-containing protein produces MRGESGIAFSMPGGDVSGTRQSRPVDLAHLARQTMGDRALEQEVLALFVQQALSVRDKIVDADLKDRLLLAHGLKGSARGVGAFAIADCATEIERQPDNAQTLKRLGKLIDEVRDFIAAINR; encoded by the coding sequence ATGCGTGGCGAAAGCGGCATTGCCTTTTCAATGCCCGGAGGCGACGTCTCGGGAACCAGGCAGTCCCGACCGGTCGATTTGGCACACCTTGCCCGGCAGACGATGGGCGACCGCGCCCTCGAGCAAGAGGTGCTGGCGCTGTTTGTACAGCAGGCGCTGTCGGTACGCGACAAAATAGTCGATGCCGATCTCAAGGACCGGCTTCTGCTGGCGCATGGGTTGAAGGGGTCGGCTCGCGGCGTCGGTGCCTTTGCCATCGCCGATTGTGCCACCGAGATCGAGCGGCAGCCGGATAACGCCCAGACCCTCAAGCGGCTCGGCAAACTGATCGACGAAGTGCGCGATTTCATCGCCGCCATCAATCGCTGA
- a CDS encoding kinesin, with amino-acid sequence MAKKPTTTTTRNLDSDVARELEKALDLDLSGDIGSGDLDIAASMEDLEAQISQAADELAREGRNQKPAPAANQAAPIANQPANAAPKAKPAELRPVETRNGNGTQPTGFAPANDDRQKDYKTLLHSLNRRASNTVYWIVAFVSLAWIAGAGGLANLLFGPSIWKIRTLDQFLARPELIGLAVAAIVPIILFWAFAAMIRRAQDMRIAAQSMTEVAFRLTEPENMAQDRVMMIGQAVRREVAAMGEGIERTLARAVELETLVHSEVNQIERSYSENETRIRSLVDGLGSEREAVVTHAERVRASIAGAHETLKDEIGAASDIIRDSILNASTKLSMTITNSGDTLIDRINESSMSIFDSVEGRLENITDRLSTSGEAFASLLDTRIAKLTDTTDGLTRSLTDLLDDRTTGMVSLLGGAARTLNSEFEASLNGIERTLAERGQALISEFQTRAEALDTGTQKLNAALEARARQINETLVERAREIAHTFAESKDTLAAMIDQGKTQIGADMADIVTSTSSMLEARASDFAGRMEAARHVVSRSFDSDIQRLADARVGIEEAVENHSRKLSESRERMAAAMQADLEKFAEGRAGIDAAVTNQVQKLAEGRSLIARALEEDLRKVNESRAAIDASLGSHLERLEEGRNRLSLALNEDSGKLVQARTIIDEMVAGHVGKLAEGRNILSRALEADLGKLSDSRASIDGLVAGQVEKIAEGRAVLARALENDIAGIKGLIEAHSAKLVEDRSQLGRSLEDDLSGIRGLLDDHSGRLASDRSLLSQTLEADLAKLAESRSSIDGLVAGQVEKLAEGRDILRRALESDLNTIKGVISSQSERLAEDRGQLSRVLEADLQNVNSVIADHMNRLVQDRSTLSKALEDDLAKLAESRSSIDGLVAGQVEKLAEGRDILKRALEADLNTIKSTVADQSQKLVDDRAQFARALEADLESVNSLVNSHGEKLVQDRSTLSRALEDDLAKLAESRSSIDGLVSGQVEKLAEGRDILKRALETDLNTIRSTVADQSQKLVDDRAQFARALEADLESVSGLVSSHADRLVQERSTLSRALEDDLAKLAESRSSIDGLVAGQVEKLAEGRDVLKRALEADLAKLAESRSSIDGLVAGQVEKLAEGRDILKRALEADLQMLSESRGDIDGVIAGHVGKLAEGRNMLSRALEDDLGKLAETRKEVDRSLSGHIDQIAARSTDISAAIAADVEKIEQAFSRQTGIIEERAGTMERALTTGVDNVRSVLEKSAVFVAGALRDKVLEVTSTLHEQAGAAFSDADRKIAERAEQTSAALLARAEDIARTFEEADRRLHARAEDTSNALLARADDTSSSLLARAHETADQLAARAGEIAGTFELADQKLAARAQETAEQLAARAQDTADHLAARAGEIAGTFDAADQKLVARAIETAQSLAARAGDILRNFESADQRLGVRIGESAEALAARASDLGRIFDAADQQLVSRIAEGSDALSNRASEIGRIFDEADQRLVARIADSSSTIGEHAQTIVGAFATTEQKVADRARQTGQELAVHAREIEQALAGADERLASSAAAAAARVEEQIASVENRLAYTTETMGQRLNEQVSSAEAQLVSRANVIAETFTAVGQHIGQSTNDAAKTIGANTRELNTMLAARSAEMSKILDETARPLVERFAQGGSELQKSMEEVTERATEKLRSENAALVNALASRTAETLSAVEGARSSLSDSVADLIGRMTKSSSQLGQLIEQAAVNLGQVDERLTGSTQSFAATTEKAAQTFASSARLVDSNTTRLTELSSSTLREVASIATKFDEHSRLLASASDLLSSAQSNLEHTLERQSSLEDLAVGLVKKSEDLERVMRSFENLVGQTLQNAEGKTMESADKIRNAITDVVDSATKRFADATEEMRRTAGSIKSELDLTRAELKKGVIEMPEEAKESTSAIRRAVSEQINALKELSDIVAKSGRGGGDTSEPRNLRPAPQAPAARPAEPPRRAPAPQPELRTPQAPLGGASLRGTLDLERPAEAAPRQRPDAGARTPQGGWVRDLLTAASNDADLRPAAPPSAPAEAPRAAPAQRSPLHVVESLNSLSVDIARAIDHDASIELWNRYRRGERDVFTRRLYTLKGQQTFDEIRRKYQGEAEFRAAVDRYCDDFEKLLKDVSRNDRDNIMAQTYLTSDTGKVYTMLAHASGRLH; translated from the coding sequence ATGGCAAAGAAACCAACGACGACGACGACGAGAAATCTCGACAGCGACGTGGCCAGGGAACTGGAAAAAGCGCTCGATCTCGACCTCAGCGGCGATATCGGCAGCGGTGATCTCGATATCGCGGCTTCGATGGAAGATCTGGAAGCGCAGATATCCCAGGCCGCCGACGAGCTGGCCCGCGAGGGACGCAACCAGAAGCCGGCGCCCGCCGCCAATCAGGCCGCCCCCATTGCCAATCAGCCCGCGAATGCCGCGCCGAAGGCCAAGCCGGCCGAACTGCGCCCTGTGGAGACACGCAATGGCAATGGCACGCAGCCCACGGGCTTTGCGCCGGCCAATGACGATCGCCAGAAGGATTACAAGACCCTCCTGCACAGCCTCAACCGGCGCGCCTCCAACACCGTCTACTGGATCGTCGCCTTTGTCTCGCTCGCCTGGATCGCGGGCGCCGGCGGGCTCGCCAACCTGCTGTTCGGACCGAGCATCTGGAAGATTCGCACCCTCGACCAGTTCCTTGCCCGTCCCGAGCTGATTGGCCTCGCCGTCGCGGCGATCGTGCCGATCATCCTGTTCTGGGCCTTCGCGGCCATGATTCGCCGCGCCCAGGACATGCGCATTGCCGCCCAGTCGATGACGGAAGTGGCTTTCCGCCTGACCGAGCCTGAAAACATGGCGCAGGATCGCGTCATGATGATCGGCCAGGCCGTTCGCCGCGAGGTGGCGGCCATGGGCGAAGGCATCGAACGCACGCTGGCCCGTGCCGTCGAACTGGAAACGCTGGTCCACAGCGAAGTCAACCAGATCGAGCGCTCCTATTCGGAAAACGAAACCCGCATCCGTTCGCTGGTCGACGGGCTCGGCAGCGAGCGCGAGGCGGTCGTCACCCATGCCGAACGCGTCCGCGCCTCGATCGCCGGTGCGCATGAGACGCTCAAGGACGAAATCGGCGCCGCCAGCGACATCATCCGCGACTCGATCCTCAATGCATCGACCAAGCTGTCGATGACGATCACCAATTCCGGCGACACGCTCATCGATCGCATCAATGAAAGCTCGATGTCGATCTTCGATTCGGTGGAGGGCCGGCTCGAGAACATCACCGACAGGCTTTCGACCTCCGGCGAGGCCTTCGCCAGCCTTCTCGACACGCGCATTGCCAAGCTGACGGACACAACGGACGGTCTGACCCGGTCGCTGACCGATCTGCTCGACGATCGCACGACCGGCATGGTGTCGCTGCTTGGCGGCGCCGCGCGCACTCTCAATTCGGAATTCGAAGCCAGCCTCAACGGCATCGAGCGCACGCTCGCCGAACGCGGCCAGGCGCTGATCAGCGAGTTCCAGACCCGCGCCGAGGCACTCGACACCGGCACGCAGAAGCTCAACGCCGCGCTCGAGGCCCGCGCCCGCCAGATCAACGAGACGCTGGTCGAGCGCGCCCGCGAAATCGCCCACACCTTCGCCGAAAGCAAGGATACGCTGGCTGCGATGATCGATCAGGGCAAGACGCAGATCGGCGCCGACATGGCCGACATCGTCACCTCGACATCGAGCATGCTGGAGGCCCGCGCCAGCGACTTTGCCGGCCGCATGGAAGCGGCGCGTCATGTCGTCTCGCGTTCCTTCGACAGCGACATACAGCGGCTTGCCGACGCCCGCGTCGGCATCGAGGAAGCCGTCGAGAACCACAGCCGCAAGCTGTCCGAAAGCCGCGAGCGCATGGCAGCCGCTATGCAGGCGGACCTGGAGAAATTCGCCGAAGGCCGCGCCGGCATCGATGCCGCCGTGACCAACCAGGTGCAGAAGCTGGCCGAAGGCCGCAGCCTGATCGCGCGCGCCCTCGAAGAGGATCTGCGCAAGGTCAACGAATCGCGCGCCGCCATCGACGCATCGCTTGGCAGCCATCTCGAACGGCTGGAAGAAGGCCGCAACCGGCTTTCGCTGGCTCTCAACGAAGACTCAGGAAAGCTCGTGCAAGCCCGTACGATCATTGATGAAATGGTCGCCGGCCATGTTGGAAAACTCGCTGAAGGCCGCAACATCCTGTCGCGCGCCCTGGAAGCCGACCTCGGCAAATTGTCCGACAGCCGCGCCAGCATTGACGGGCTGGTCGCCGGCCAGGTCGAGAAGATCGCCGAGGGCCGCGCGGTGCTCGCCAGGGCCCTGGAAAACGATATTGCCGGCATCAAGGGCCTGATCGAGGCGCATTCGGCAAAGCTGGTGGAAGACCGCAGCCAACTCGGTCGTTCGCTCGAGGACGACCTCTCGGGCATCAGGGGCCTGCTCGACGATCACTCGGGAAGGCTTGCCAGCGACCGCAGCCTGCTGTCGCAGACGCTCGAGGCCGACCTTGCCAAGCTGGCCGAAAGCCGCTCGAGCATCGACGGCCTCGTCGCCGGTCAGGTCGAGAAGCTGGCCGAAGGCCGCGACATTCTCAGGCGGGCGCTGGAATCGGACCTCAACACAATCAAGGGTGTCATATCGAGCCAGTCGGAAAGACTGGCGGAGGATCGCGGACAGCTTTCGCGGGTCCTTGAAGCCGACCTGCAGAATGTGAACAGCGTCATCGCCGACCATATGAACAGGCTGGTTCAGGATCGTTCGACCTTGTCGAAGGCTCTCGAGGATGACCTCGCAAAGCTCGCCGAAAGCCGCTCCAGCATCGACGGCCTGGTTGCCGGTCAGGTCGAGAAGCTGGCCGAAGGCCGCGACATTCTCAAGCGCGCCCTCGAAGCCGACCTCAACACCATTAAGAGCACCGTTGCCGACCAGTCGCAGAAGCTGGTCGACGACCGCGCCCAATTCGCCCGGGCGCTGGAAGCCGATCTCGAAAGCGTCAACAGCCTCGTCAATTCCCATGGCGAAAAGCTGGTGCAAGACCGGTCGACGCTGTCCAGGGCGTTGGAAGACGATCTGGCCAAACTCGCCGAGAGCCGGTCGAGCATCGACGGGCTGGTTTCCGGCCAGGTCGAGAAGCTTGCCGAAGGCCGGGATATCCTCAAACGGGCTTTGGAAACTGACCTCAATACAATCCGGAGTACCGTTGCCGACCAGTCTCAGAAGCTCGTCGATGACCGCGCCCAGTTCGCACGTGCCCTTGAAGCCGATCTCGAGAGCGTCAGCGGCCTGGTCAGCAGCCACGCCGACAGGCTTGTCCAGGAGCGCTCGACCCTGTCGAGGGCGCTGGAGGATGATCTCGCCAAGCTGGCCGAAAGCCGTTCGAGCATCGACGGCCTGGTCGCCGGCCAGGTCGAGAAGCTGGCCGAAGGCCGCGACGTTCTCAAACGCGCCCTCGAAGCCGATCTCGCCAAGCTGGCCGAGAGCCGTTCGAGCATCGACGGCCTGGTTGCCGGCCAGGTCGAGAAGCTGGCCGAAGGCCGCGACATTCTCAAGCGCGCCCTCGAAGCCGACCTGCAGATGCTGAGCGAAAGCCGCGGCGATATCGACGGCGTCATCGCCGGCCATGTCGGCAAGCTGGCCGAAGGCCGCAACATGCTGAGCCGCGCGCTGGAAGACGATCTCGGCAAGCTCGCCGAGACCCGCAAGGAGGTCGACCGCTCGCTTTCCGGCCACATCGACCAGATCGCCGCCAGGAGCACCGACATTTCGGCCGCGATCGCCGCCGATGTGGAGAAGATCGAGCAGGCGTTCAGCCGTCAGACCGGCATCATCGAGGAACGCGCCGGAACCATGGAGCGCGCGCTCACGACCGGCGTCGACAACGTTCGCAGCGTGCTCGAGAAGAGCGCGGTCTTCGTTGCCGGCGCCTTGCGCGACAAGGTCCTGGAAGTCACCAGCACGCTGCATGAGCAGGCCGGTGCGGCCTTCAGCGACGCCGACCGCAAGATCGCCGAGCGCGCTGAACAGACCTCGGCAGCGCTTTTGGCGCGAGCCGAAGACATTGCCCGCACCTTCGAGGAAGCCGATCGTCGCCTCCACGCCCGAGCCGAAGATACGTCCAACGCTTTGCTCGCCCGTGCGGACGACACCTCCAGCTCGCTGCTGGCGCGTGCCCACGAAACCGCCGATCAGCTGGCCGCCCGAGCCGGCGAAATCGCCGGCACCTTCGAGCTGGCGGACCAGAAGCTCGCCGCCCGTGCCCAGGAAACGGCCGAGCAGCTCGCTGCCCGCGCCCAGGATACCGCGGATCATCTGGCGGCTCGTGCAGGCGAGATCGCCGGCACGTTCGACGCGGCCGACCAGAAACTGGTCGCACGCGCCATCGAGACCGCACAGTCGCTGGCCGCACGCGCCGGCGACATCCTGCGCAACTTCGAGAGCGCCGACCAGCGGCTCGGCGTGCGCATCGGCGAATCCGCCGAGGCGCTCGCTGCCCGCGCCTCGGACCTTGGCCGCATCTTCGACGCCGCCGACCAGCAACTGGTCTCGCGCATCGCCGAAGGCTCGGACGCGCTGTCCAACCGCGCGTCGGAAATCGGCCGCATCTTCGACGAGGCCGACCAGCGCCTGGTCGCGCGCATCGCCGACAGCTCGTCGACGATCGGCGAGCACGCGCAGACCATCGTCGGGGCTTTCGCCACTACCGAGCAGAAGGTTGCCGACCGCGCGCGCCAGACCGGCCAGGAACTGGCCGTGCACGCCCGCGAAATCGAGCAGGCACTTGCCGGCGCCGACGAGCGCCTTGCGTCGAGCGCGGCGGCCGCGGCCGCCCGTGTCGAGGAGCAGATCGCCAGCGTCGAGAACCGCCTCGCCTACACCACCGAGACGATGGGCCAGAGGCTCAACGAGCAGGTGTCGAGCGCCGAGGCGCAGCTCGTTTCGCGCGCCAATGTGATCGCCGAGACCTTTACCGCTGTTGGCCAGCATATCGGCCAGAGCACCAACGATGCCGCCAAGACGATCGGCGCCAACACCCGCGAACTCAACACCATGCTTGCGGCGCGGTCGGCCGAAATGTCGAAAATCCTCGACGAAACCGCGCGGCCTCTGGTCGAGCGCTTCGCCCAGGGCGGCTCGGAACTGCAAAAGAGCATGGAAGAGGTCACCGAGCGCGCCACCGAGAAGCTGCGCAGCGAAAATGCCGCCTTGGTCAACGCACTCGCCAGCCGCACCGCCGAGACTTTGTCGGCGGTCGAAGGCGCCCGCTCGTCGCTGTCCGACAGCGTTGCCGATCTCATCGGCCGCATGACCAAGTCCAGCTCGCAGCTCGGTCAGCTGATCGAGCAGGCCGCGGTCAATCTCGGCCAGGTCGACGAACGCCTGACCGGCAGCACGCAGAGCTTCGCGGCCACCACCGAAAAGGCGGCGCAGACCTTCGCCAGTTCGGCGCGTCTGGTCGATTCGAACACGACAAGGCTGACGGAACTGTCATCGTCGACCTTGCGCGAAGTGGCCTCGATTGCCACCAAGTTCGATGAGCACAGCCGTCTGCTGGCCAGCGCCTCGGACCTGTTGAGCTCGGCCCAGAGCAATCTCGAGCACACGCTGGAAAGACAGTCGTCGCTCGAGGATCTCGCCGTCGGCCTGGTCAAGAAGTCGGAAGATCTCGAAAGGGTCATGCGCTCGTTCGAAAACCTCGTCGGCCAGACGCTGCAGAACGCCGAAGGCAAGACGATGGAGTCGGCCGACAAGATCCGCAACGCCATCACCGACGTGGTCGATTCGGCAACCAAGCGCTTCGCCGACGCGACCGAGGAAATGCGGCGCACCGCAGGTTCTATCAAGAGCGAACTCGACCTCACCCGCGCCGAGCTGAAGAAAGGCGTCATCGAGATGCCGGAAGAGGCCAAGGAATCGACCTCCGCCATCCGCCGCGCCGTTTCCGAGCAGATCAACGCCCTGAAGGAGCTCTCCGACATCGTCGCCAAGTCCGGCCGCGGCGGTGGCGACACCTCGGAGCCACGCAATCTGCGCCCGGCCCCGCAAGCGCCGGCGGCACGTCCTGCCGAGCCGCCGCGCCGCGCGCCGGCTCCGCAGCCGGAGCTGCGTACGCCTCAGGCGCCGCTGGGCGGCGCCTCGCTGCGCGGCACGCTCGATCTCGAGCGTCCGGCCGAGGCGGCACCGCGCCAGCGTCCTGACGCCGGCGCCCGCACGCCGCAGGGCGGCTGGGTGCGCGACCTGCTGACCGCGGCATCGAACGATGCCGATCTCAGGCCGGCAGCACCACCCTCGGCGCCGGCGGAAGCACCGCGCGCGGCCCCTGCCCAGCGCTCGCCGCTGCATGTCGTGGAATCGCTGAACTCGCTGTCCGTCGACATCGCACGGGCCATCGACCACGATGCTTCGATCGAGTTGTGGAACCGCTATCGGCGCGGCGAACGGGACGTCTTCACGCGCCGGCTCTACACGCTCAAGGGTCAGCAGACGTTCGACGAAATCCGCCGCAAATATCAGGGCGAGGCCGAATTCCGCGCCGCCGTCGACCGTTACTGCGACGACTTCGAGAAGCTGCTCAAGGATGTCTCGCGCAACGACCGCGACAACATCATGGCGCAGACCTACCTGACGTCGGATACCGGCAAGGTCTACACCATGCTGGCCCACGCCAGCGGGCGCCTGCACTAG
- a CDS encoding MDR family MFS transporter → MDQAVDKQTMAAAATPLTESEKNAIIGGVLLSMLLAALDQTIIAPAMPTIARALGHAEYLPWMVTAYLLTATAVAPLYGKISDVYGRRPTIYAAILIFLVGSLVSALAPNMFVLVIGRAIQGAGGGGLFALAQTVIGDLVPPRERARYAAWVSGTWAVASIAGPLLGGTFAEHLHWSLIFWINIPLGLLAMAIINKPLKKLPIAAKHHRIDGLGAVLLVIATALLLLALNWGGSTYPWVSREILGLVAGSAVFWVLFALRLLRAAEPLISLEVLGNPIVLAGALSMFLLQAANIGASVYLPVYLQTVIGLSVSESGMAMLGLLLGTVAGAASSGRLIPRFVHYKRIAMIGIALAIVSIGVLSAIAGHASLLEVEILTTLIGLGGGTTFPVATVSVQNAVDRTHLGVATGVLTFMRTLGGALGVALLGAVALGYGLPLSAEGSQTHIQLTSALPFVMIFITAGITLMLGLVAMILMPEKPLRGRDEAAAPVLAE, encoded by the coding sequence ATGGATCAGGCTGTCGACAAGCAGACCATGGCGGCTGCCGCCACGCCGCTGACCGAAAGCGAGAAGAACGCCATCATCGGCGGCGTTCTTCTGTCCATGCTGTTGGCGGCGCTCGACCAGACCATCATCGCACCCGCCATGCCGACCATCGCGCGAGCGCTCGGCCACGCCGAATATCTGCCCTGGATGGTCACCGCCTATCTCCTGACCGCCACCGCCGTGGCGCCGCTCTATGGCAAGATTTCCGACGTTTATGGCCGCCGACCGACCATTTACGCGGCGATCCTCATCTTCCTCGTCGGATCGCTGGTCAGTGCCCTGGCCCCCAACATGTTCGTGCTGGTGATCGGACGCGCGATCCAGGGTGCCGGCGGCGGCGGCCTGTTTGCGCTGGCGCAAACCGTCATCGGCGACCTCGTGCCGCCGCGCGAACGCGCACGCTATGCGGCCTGGGTCTCGGGCACCTGGGCCGTCGCCAGCATTGCCGGGCCGCTGCTGGGCGGTACCTTTGCCGAGCATCTGCATTGGTCGCTGATCTTCTGGATCAACATTCCGCTTGGGCTCCTGGCCATGGCGATCATCAACAAGCCGCTGAAGAAACTGCCGATCGCGGCCAAACATCACCGCATCGACGGGTTGGGCGCCGTGCTTCTGGTCATCGCCACCGCACTCCTGCTTCTGGCGCTCAACTGGGGCGGCAGCACCTATCCCTGGGTTTCGCGCGAAATCCTCGGCCTGGTGGCAGGTTCGGCTGTGTTCTGGGTGCTGTTCGCATTGAGGCTGCTGAGGGCCGCCGAACCGTTGATTTCGCTCGAAGTGCTGGGCAACCCGATCGTCCTCGCCGGTGCGCTGTCCATGTTCCTGCTGCAGGCGGCCAATATCGGCGCCTCGGTCTACCTGCCGGTCTATCTGCAAACAGTGATCGGGCTTTCCGTCAGCGAATCGGGAATGGCCATGCTCGGCCTTTTGCTCGGCACGGTCGCCGGTGCCGCTTCCAGCGGCCGCCTGATCCCCCGCTTCGTGCACTACAAGCGTATCGCCATGATCGGCATCGCCTTGGCCATTGTCAGCATCGGCGTGCTCAGTGCCATAGCCGGACACGCCTCGCTGCTCGAGGTCGAGATCCTGACCACCTTGATCGGGCTGGGCGGCGGAACGACATTCCCGGTCGCGACCGTCTCTGTCCAGAACGCCGTCGATCGAACCCATCTCGGGGTTGCCACCGGCGTGCTGACCTTCATGCGCACGCTGGGGGGCGCGCTGGGCGTCGCCTTGCTTGGCGCGGTCGCGCTCGGTTATGGCCTGCCCCTCTCCGCCGAGGGCTCGCAGACGCACATTCAGCTGACATCGGCGTTGCCGTTCGTGATGATCTTCATCACCGCCGGCATCACGCTGATGCTGGGGCTTGTCGCAATGATACTGATGCCGGAAAAGCCACTGCGTGGCCGCGACGAGGCGGCCGCGCCCGTCCTCGCGGAATAG
- a CDS encoding 2Fe-2S iron-sulfur cluster-binding protein gives MTKLTFFAHDGTQFDVDAENGSTVMENAIRNAVPGIEAECGGACACATCHVYVDEAWTAEVGEPEAMEEDMLDFAYDVQPNSRLSCQIKVRDALDGLVVRVPERQG, from the coding sequence ATGACCAAGCTGACCTTCTTTGCCCATGACGGCACACAATTCGACGTGGACGCCGAAAACGGCTCGACGGTCATGGAAAACGCCATCCGCAACGCCGTGCCGGGGATCGAGGCGGAGTGCGGCGGCGCCTGCGCCTGCGCCACCTGCCATGTCTATGTCGACGAGGCCTGGACGGCGGAAGTGGGCGAGCCGGAGGCGATGGAAGAGGACATGCTGGACTTCGCCTACGACGTCCAACCGAACTCGCGGCTGTCCTGCCAGATCAAGGTGCGCGACGCGCTTGACGGCCTGGTTGTGCGGGTGCCCGAGCGCCAGGGCTAA
- a CDS encoding DUF922 domain-containing Zn-dependent protease → MMKRSLLCALLLAVTAVPAGAANLVKTYSYFSIGGSTLEDIEKQLSTRGPQVKSTGSRHPGATQMAFTTRISYARQAGSCRIADAAVTVKVKVILPEWRRPRKADPDVKLFWDTLAADIKRHEERHVEIAKNYGRELENALKATYPRADCDTAKAKAAEITAAVLARHDRAQVQFDRVESVNFESRILRLMRYRIQRIENGRLPPPA, encoded by the coding sequence ATGATGAAACGATCCCTGCTTTGCGCGCTGCTGCTTGCCGTGACCGCCGTCCCGGCGGGCGCGGCCAATCTCGTCAAGACATACAGCTATTTTTCCATTGGCGGCAGCACGCTCGAAGACATCGAGAAGCAGCTCTCCACACGTGGACCGCAGGTCAAAAGCACGGGCTCGCGCCACCCCGGCGCCACCCAGATGGCCTTCACCACCCGTATCAGCTACGCCAGGCAGGCTGGCTCCTGCCGGATCGCCGACGCGGCCGTGACGGTCAAGGTCAAGGTAATCCTTCCGGAATGGCGCCGACCGCGCAAGGCCGATCCCGATGTGAAGCTGTTCTGGGACACGCTGGCCGCCGACATCAAGCGCCATGAAGAACGCCATGTCGAGATCGCCAAGAACTATGGCCGCGAGCTGGAAAACGCCCTGAAGGCAACCTATCCGCGCGCGGATTGCGATACGGCCAAGGCCAAGGCGGCCGAGATCACCGCCGCCGTTCTCGCCAGGCACGACCGCGCCCAGGTGCAGTTCGATCGCGTCGAAAGCGTCAATTTCGAAAGCCGTATCCTGCGGCTCATGCGCTATCGTATCCAGCGCATCGAGAACGGCCGACTCCCGCCGCCGGCCTGA